The Methylomusa anaerophila genome has a segment encoding these proteins:
- a CDS encoding ABC transporter substrate-binding protein, with amino-acid sequence MKKTICCFLSVVLFGSMILTGCSSSEPRTVQQIVIGENTDLGGYDPGTDMSPFIRTLIYNSLVELDADFKLTPALAEKWEMAPDGKTWTFYLRQGVVFHDGTPLNAQIVKQNMDMLRNGSAKSWLYNVAEVKAPDDSTVVFLMKNPCFTFASDLAVPSLSIISPAALDATGKVVKAIGTGPYVLESWNKDQDFVMQRNTKYWGGIPKTEKLVFKVIRDPDARAMALEAGTVDFISLRQSLTAATRIAQNNKFSIKKRLGQTSEIMFLNINSPALTDLPVRKAVAHSLNIKEMIPGLLGDNAEPGRTFFSPVYGQYVMPQDAVLPYDLNKAKEYLKEAGWHAGPNGLQVKDGNPLRLRIVFGAKNAEDSLLAGAVQSGLKDAGIAAVLVPLEEAALMDALKNKNYDLIMVSQSYIPHDEPSSHYLQGYYHPQAAYSVLTAPEITKTIDRLFLTADSRERLNLHHKIQELICEQVPVIVLFHRNNMAAMKKNVMGFEVSVGTWQLYRALEKTYVQ; translated from the coding sequence ATGAAAAAAACAATATGTTGTTTTCTGAGTGTGGTTCTATTCGGGAGCATGATTCTTACAGGCTGCAGCAGTAGCGAACCGCGGACGGTTCAGCAGATTGTAATAGGCGAAAACACCGATTTGGGCGGCTATGATCCTGGAACAGACATGTCGCCTTTTATCCGGACATTAATTTATAATTCCTTAGTTGAACTGGACGCTGATTTCAAACTGACGCCGGCTTTGGCCGAGAAATGGGAAATGGCCCCGGATGGCAAGACCTGGACATTTTACCTACGTCAAGGCGTTGTTTTTCATGACGGCACACCCCTTAACGCGCAAATCGTAAAACAAAACATGGACATGTTGCGAAATGGGTCAGCAAAATCATGGCTGTATAATGTTGCCGAAGTAAAGGCGCCGGACGATTCAACAGTCGTTTTTCTGATGAAAAATCCATGCTTTACCTTCGCGTCCGACTTAGCCGTTCCTTCTCTCTCAATTATTAGCCCCGCTGCCTTGGATGCAACCGGAAAAGTTGTTAAGGCGATTGGGACAGGCCCGTATGTATTGGAATCATGGAACAAAGACCAGGATTTTGTTATGCAACGGAATACCAAATACTGGGGCGGAATACCTAAAACAGAAAAACTGGTATTTAAAGTAATTCGCGACCCGGACGCCAGAGCGATGGCCCTGGAAGCCGGCACGGTGGATTTTATCAGTCTGCGGCAGTCGCTGACTGCAGCAACCCGGATAGCCCAAAATAACAAGTTTAGCATTAAAAAACGCCTGGGGCAAACGTCCGAGATTATGTTCTTAAACATAAATTCGCCGGCGCTGACTGATTTACCGGTAAGAAAGGCTGTGGCCCACAGTTTGAATATAAAAGAAATGATACCGGGACTGCTAGGCGATAACGCAGAACCCGGGCGAACTTTCTTTTCTCCTGTCTACGGACAGTATGTCATGCCCCAGGATGCCGTGTTGCCTTATGACTTAAATAAAGCCAAAGAATATCTGAAAGAAGCAGGCTGGCATGCCGGCCCCAACGGATTGCAGGTGAAAGACGGCAACCCTCTGCGGCTGCGAATTGTATTCGGGGCAAAGAATGCTGAAGACAGTCTTTTGGCCGGTGCGGTGCAGAGCGGCCTCAAGGATGCAGGTATTGCTGCCGTGCTTGTGCCGCTGGAAGAGGCAGCCTTAATGGATGCACTGAAAAATAAAAACTATGATTTGATCATGGTTAGTCAGTCCTATATTCCCCATGACGAGCCATCGTCCCATTATCTGCAGGGTTATTATCACCCCCAGGCTGCCTATAGCGTGTTAACGGCACCGGAAATAACCAAAACAATTGACCGGTTGTTTCTCACCGCCGACAGCAGGGAACGTTTGAACCTTCACCATAAAATACAGGAACTGATTTGCGAACAGGTCCCGGTGATCGTATTATTCCATCGCAATAATATGGCGGCGATGAAGAAAAATGTCATGGGTTTTGAAGTTTCAGTCGGCACATGGCAACTATACCGGGCTTTAGAGAAAACCTATGTACAGTAG
- the nikC gene encoding nickel transporter permease — MSSLTNGILTAWKKVRRPKLLPAISLSVLAMYLTVALFAAFFAPHDPLYVDIAQRLQPPSPSYPLGTDQLGRCLLSRLLFGAGNTLAAAGVVLAGTVAAGTFVGLLAGFSGGWYDSILQRLMDGVLAFPGLILALAITGLLGPGLGNTVFALTLVHWVGYARITRNMTFSLRERTYIAAAYTAGAGPAAILRRHILPAIVPTLAVLAALDYGRIILSIAGLSFLGLGAQPPVPEWGAMLSDGKAYMQTAPHLMLWPGLAIMGIVLSLQVFGEMLGQQTEKNG; from the coding sequence ATGAGTTCCCTAACCAACGGTATCTTGACAGCTTGGAAAAAGGTCAGGCGGCCAAAGCTCTTGCCGGCAATTAGCCTGTCGGTGTTGGCAATGTATCTGACGGTCGCTCTGTTTGCCGCTTTTTTTGCGCCCCATGATCCGCTTTATGTTGATATCGCGCAAAGATTGCAACCACCTTCCCCCTCATACCCGTTAGGGACTGACCAGTTAGGACGCTGCCTGCTGTCGCGGCTGTTGTTTGGTGCGGGAAATACATTGGCGGCAGCCGGAGTAGTTTTAGCCGGTACCGTTGCCGCCGGCACATTTGTTGGGTTATTGGCCGGCTTTTCCGGCGGCTGGTATGATAGTATCCTTCAACGGTTAATGGATGGGGTCTTGGCTTTTCCAGGGTTAATACTGGCGCTGGCGATAACCGGTTTGCTCGGTCCCGGGCTAGGCAATACCGTATTTGCTTTAACATTGGTGCATTGGGTAGGCTACGCCCGGATTACACGAAATATGACTTTTAGCCTGCGGGAACGTACCTATATAGCAGCTGCATATACGGCAGGAGCAGGACCGGCGGCTATTCTGAGGCGCCATATTCTGCCGGCAATTGTTCCGACTTTGGCTGTCCTGGCAGCGCTGGACTACGGACGAATTATCTTAAGTATCGCCGGACTGTCTTTTCTGGGTTTAGGTGCTCAGCCGCCTGTGCCGGAATGGGGGGCAATGCTCAGCGACGGCAAAGCCTATATGCAGACTGCCCCGCATTTAATGTTATGGCCTGGATTGGCAATTATGGGGATCGTACTGAGCCTGCAGGTTTTCGGCGAAATGCTGGGCCAGCAAACTGAGAAAAATGGTTAA